From Penaeus monodon isolate SGIC_2016 chromosome 6, NSTDA_Pmon_1, whole genome shotgun sequence, the proteins below share one genomic window:
- the LOC119574343 gene encoding SIN3-HDAC complex-associated factor-like isoform X1, translating into MVAFRLQFAARCEREGIPPRFILGSATKHTMFSFHKPKVYRSTTGCCICKAKSSSSRFTDSKKYEDDFVECFNLKERRSGEICNACVLLVKRWKKLPKGTDRNWHHVVDARAGPGTKSLTKFKSKKLKKNPLNPDKPVKEKIKKKHRYVRKVGREGSPGALSDDVTVGDERLSEGSGPSVPGSLAPSPYPSPYPSEDDADSQDRTLLTGAAKRKKQNPSQFQLSSFVDLSYWKQEKVCCGLIFRGDCGEVLIDPRFFQPCSCRIKSLESSPAPTPASTPLASSGASDGGSHYDDEILEMMSEANMNEDDDYQDSDSLDERLDEPYYSSATNSPSAPLLPHLSAGLAS; encoded by the exons cacaatgttTTCCTTCCACAAACCCAAGGTGTATAGGTCAACCACAGGCTGCTGTATCTGCAAAGCCAAATCCAGCAG TTCGCGGTTTACAGACTCTAAGAAGTATGAAGATGACTTTGTAGAATGTTTTAACTTGAAAGAGAGAAGGTCAGGGGAGATTTGCAATGCATGTGTTCTCCTAGTCAAACGCTGGAAGAAGCTGCCAAAGGGAACAGACCGCAATTGGCATCAT GTTGTTGATGCTAGAGCTGGACCAGGTACAAAGTCCCTCACAAAATTCAAGAGCAAGAAGCTgaagaaaaaccctttaaatccaGATAAACCagtaaaagagaagataaagaaaaaacacag GTACGTTCGGAAAGTAGGACGAGAAGGTTCTCCTGGAGCATTGAGTGATGACGTCACAGTTGGAGATGAGAGATTAAGTGAAGGATCGGGTCCCTCAGTGCCAGGCTCTCTGGCACCCTCCCCATACCCATCACCTTACCCTTCAGAAGATGATGCCGATTCCCAGGACAGGACATTACTGACAGGAGCTGccaaaaggaagaagcagaaccCTTCTCAGTTTCAGCTCAGCAGTTTTGTAGATTTGTCATACTGGAAACA AGAAAAGGTATGCTGTGGCCTCATATTTCGAGGAGATTGTGGAGAGGTCCTCATAGATCCTCGCTTTTTCCAACCCTGTTCATGTCGGATAAAGTCTCTGGAGTCCTCCCCTGCGCCAACACCAGCCTCCACACCTCTTGCTTCTTCAGGAGCATCTGATGGTGGCAGCCACTATGATGATGAGATATTAGAAATGATGTCTGAAGCCAAtatgaatgaagatgatgattatcaaGACTCTGACTCGTTGGACGAGCGATTAGATGAGCCATATTACTCATCAGCAACAAATTCTCCCTCAGCCCCGCTTTTGCCTCATTTATCAGCAGGACTAGCAAGTTAA
- the LOC119574343 gene encoding SIN3-HDAC complex-associated factor-like isoform X4, protein MFSFHKPKVYRSTTGCCICKAKSSSSRFTDSKKYEDDFVECFNLKERRSGEICNACVLLVKRWKKLPKGTDRNWHHVVDARAGPGTKSLTKFKSKKLKKNPLNPDKPVKEKIKKKHRYVRKVGREGSPGALSDDVTVGDERLSEGSGPSVPGSLAPSPYPSPYPSEDDADSQDRTLLTGAAKRKKQNPSQFQLSSFVDLSYWKQEKVCCGLIFRGDCGEVLIDPRFFQPCSCRIKSLESSPAPTPASTPLASSGASDGGSHYDDEILEMMSEANMNEDDDYQDSDSLDERLDEPYYSSATNSPSAPLLPHLSAGLAS, encoded by the exons atgttTTCCTTCCACAAACCCAAGGTGTATAGGTCAACCACAGGCTGCTGTATCTGCAAAGCCAAATCCAGCAG TTCGCGGTTTACAGACTCTAAGAAGTATGAAGATGACTTTGTAGAATGTTTTAACTTGAAAGAGAGAAGGTCAGGGGAGATTTGCAATGCATGTGTTCTCCTAGTCAAACGCTGGAAGAAGCTGCCAAAGGGAACAGACCGCAATTGGCATCAT GTTGTTGATGCTAGAGCTGGACCAGGTACAAAGTCCCTCACAAAATTCAAGAGCAAGAAGCTgaagaaaaaccctttaaatccaGATAAACCagtaaaagagaagataaagaaaaaacacag GTACGTTCGGAAAGTAGGACGAGAAGGTTCTCCTGGAGCATTGAGTGATGACGTCACAGTTGGAGATGAGAGATTAAGTGAAGGATCGGGTCCCTCAGTGCCAGGCTCTCTGGCACCCTCCCCATACCCATCACCTTACCCTTCAGAAGATGATGCCGATTCCCAGGACAGGACATTACTGACAGGAGCTGccaaaaggaagaagcagaaccCTTCTCAGTTTCAGCTCAGCAGTTTTGTAGATTTGTCATACTGGAAACA AGAAAAGGTATGCTGTGGCCTCATATTTCGAGGAGATTGTGGAGAGGTCCTCATAGATCCTCGCTTTTTCCAACCCTGTTCATGTCGGATAAAGTCTCTGGAGTCCTCCCCTGCGCCAACACCAGCCTCCACACCTCTTGCTTCTTCAGGAGCATCTGATGGTGGCAGCCACTATGATGATGAGATATTAGAAATGATGTCTGAAGCCAAtatgaatgaagatgatgattatcaaGACTCTGACTCGTTGGACGAGCGATTAGATGAGCCATATTACTCATCAGCAACAAATTCTCCCTCAGCCCCGCTTTTGCCTCATTTATCAGCAGGACTAGCAAGTTAA
- the LOC119574343 gene encoding SIN3-HDAC complex-associated factor-like isoform X3 — protein sequence MVAFRLQFAARCEREGSATKHTMFSFHKPKVYRSTTGCCICKAKSSSSRFTDSKKYEDDFVECFNLKERRSGEICNACVLLVKRWKKLPKGTDRNWHHVVDARAGPGTKSLTKFKSKKLKKNPLNPDKPVKEKIKKKHRYVRKVGREGSPGALSDDVTVGDERLSEGSGPSVPGSLAPSPYPSPYPSEDDADSQDRTLLTGAAKRKKQNPSQFQLSSFVDLSYWKQEKVCCGLIFRGDCGEVLIDPRFFQPCSCRIKSLESSPAPTPASTPLASSGASDGGSHYDDEILEMMSEANMNEDDDYQDSDSLDERLDEPYYSSATNSPSAPLLPHLSAGLAS from the exons cacaatgttTTCCTTCCACAAACCCAAGGTGTATAGGTCAACCACAGGCTGCTGTATCTGCAAAGCCAAATCCAGCAG TTCGCGGTTTACAGACTCTAAGAAGTATGAAGATGACTTTGTAGAATGTTTTAACTTGAAAGAGAGAAGGTCAGGGGAGATTTGCAATGCATGTGTTCTCCTAGTCAAACGCTGGAAGAAGCTGCCAAAGGGAACAGACCGCAATTGGCATCAT GTTGTTGATGCTAGAGCTGGACCAGGTACAAAGTCCCTCACAAAATTCAAGAGCAAGAAGCTgaagaaaaaccctttaaatccaGATAAACCagtaaaagagaagataaagaaaaaacacag GTACGTTCGGAAAGTAGGACGAGAAGGTTCTCCTGGAGCATTGAGTGATGACGTCACAGTTGGAGATGAGAGATTAAGTGAAGGATCGGGTCCCTCAGTGCCAGGCTCTCTGGCACCCTCCCCATACCCATCACCTTACCCTTCAGAAGATGATGCCGATTCCCAGGACAGGACATTACTGACAGGAGCTGccaaaaggaagaagcagaaccCTTCTCAGTTTCAGCTCAGCAGTTTTGTAGATTTGTCATACTGGAAACA AGAAAAGGTATGCTGTGGCCTCATATTTCGAGGAGATTGTGGAGAGGTCCTCATAGATCCTCGCTTTTTCCAACCCTGTTCATGTCGGATAAAGTCTCTGGAGTCCTCCCCTGCGCCAACACCAGCCTCCACACCTCTTGCTTCTTCAGGAGCATCTGATGGTGGCAGCCACTATGATGATGAGATATTAGAAATGATGTCTGAAGCCAAtatgaatgaagatgatgattatcaaGACTCTGACTCGTTGGACGAGCGATTAGATGAGCCATATTACTCATCAGCAACAAATTCTCCCTCAGCCCCGCTTTTGCCTCATTTATCAGCAGGACTAGCAAGTTAA
- the LOC119574343 gene encoding SIN3-HDAC complex-associated factor-like isoform X2, which translates to MLQIFMLKVSKEKSINGSATKHTMFSFHKPKVYRSTTGCCICKAKSSSSRFTDSKKYEDDFVECFNLKERRSGEICNACVLLVKRWKKLPKGTDRNWHHVVDARAGPGTKSLTKFKSKKLKKNPLNPDKPVKEKIKKKHRYVRKVGREGSPGALSDDVTVGDERLSEGSGPSVPGSLAPSPYPSPYPSEDDADSQDRTLLTGAAKRKKQNPSQFQLSSFVDLSYWKQEKVCCGLIFRGDCGEVLIDPRFFQPCSCRIKSLESSPAPTPASTPLASSGASDGGSHYDDEILEMMSEANMNEDDDYQDSDSLDERLDEPYYSSATNSPSAPLLPHLSAGLAS; encoded by the exons cacaatgttTTCCTTCCACAAACCCAAGGTGTATAGGTCAACCACAGGCTGCTGTATCTGCAAAGCCAAATCCAGCAG TTCGCGGTTTACAGACTCTAAGAAGTATGAAGATGACTTTGTAGAATGTTTTAACTTGAAAGAGAGAAGGTCAGGGGAGATTTGCAATGCATGTGTTCTCCTAGTCAAACGCTGGAAGAAGCTGCCAAAGGGAACAGACCGCAATTGGCATCAT GTTGTTGATGCTAGAGCTGGACCAGGTACAAAGTCCCTCACAAAATTCAAGAGCAAGAAGCTgaagaaaaaccctttaaatccaGATAAACCagtaaaagagaagataaagaaaaaacacag GTACGTTCGGAAAGTAGGACGAGAAGGTTCTCCTGGAGCATTGAGTGATGACGTCACAGTTGGAGATGAGAGATTAAGTGAAGGATCGGGTCCCTCAGTGCCAGGCTCTCTGGCACCCTCCCCATACCCATCACCTTACCCTTCAGAAGATGATGCCGATTCCCAGGACAGGACATTACTGACAGGAGCTGccaaaaggaagaagcagaaccCTTCTCAGTTTCAGCTCAGCAGTTTTGTAGATTTGTCATACTGGAAACA AGAAAAGGTATGCTGTGGCCTCATATTTCGAGGAGATTGTGGAGAGGTCCTCATAGATCCTCGCTTTTTCCAACCCTGTTCATGTCGGATAAAGTCTCTGGAGTCCTCCCCTGCGCCAACACCAGCCTCCACACCTCTTGCTTCTTCAGGAGCATCTGATGGTGGCAGCCACTATGATGATGAGATATTAGAAATGATGTCTGAAGCCAAtatgaatgaagatgatgattatcaaGACTCTGACTCGTTGGACGAGCGATTAGATGAGCCATATTACTCATCAGCAACAAATTCTCCCTCAGCCCCGCTTTTGCCTCATTTATCAGCAGGACTAGCAAGTTAA